The Labeo rohita strain BAU-BD-2019 chromosome 10, IGBB_LRoh.1.0, whole genome shotgun sequence genomic interval agttatctgacattatcaagatgaatttgttctgacacggTTAAACTCTGaattcttgtcatattttattaccatttttaaactatagcaaataaacCATGATAATGTTAGAAattttgaaggtgtctgaataaattttggtttgacagTATGTGATTTATTAATTAGTTAGTCTCACCTGTCCTGAGTACCGAAGGAGCCCAACTTGTCATTCTTCATGCAATAGTCCGGTGAGCTCTGCAGATAAACCAGCTCATTCTCTCGGACCGGCCGGATGTCGATGTCTTTGGGCACGAGTTGCTTGCGTGTGCCCATAGGCCGATGAACCACCTTAGTGGCTGACAAGTACTTGGTCTTCAGGTCAATGGCGATGTCCTTCAGGTCCTGTAGGCCTCTCCAACAGGTCCGAATAGAGCAAGAACCAGAAACACCATGGCATTTACATTTCATAACCAGGGCGTCTCGCAAAGCCTGCATGGAGGGGGGAAAAGTGCGATGGATTCAGATGAagctaataataaaatgacattttagaatgcaacatattagtgaaTTTGGACAGCTTTTGCTCATTACACAAGATgtatcaaaaaaagaaaaatactttgAAATCCAATCAGACTCACACTAAACCATTTTAATTCTACATGTGGTTTGAATCAGGTTTGTAATTCATATCAGACTCCATGCCCAGTTGCCTGGCAGATTAAGTCATGTGACTGACTTTCGTAGTGAATCATTGAAACCACATGGTTTTTCGTTGAGGCACCGCTTACCTGTCTGCCCACTTCGCTGTTGTGAAGATGCATCAGCTTGTTGGCATTCGAGCCAGACTTCTTTTTCATCTTCATGGGGGCATCAGAAAACTTTGAGCCCATGAGGAGACCATAATGCAGGTTATCAGCACAACCACCCCACCTGTATCCAGGCTCAGGGATTTCACCTGGAATCGGGCCACATGTGCACAACCTCAGGTCTCCAGAGGTGCACGCCCGTGCTATAGTGTGACTTATAGCGGCTGCGGAGAGTGCGTATACGAATGCAGACTCCCTCGttcctaaaaaacaaacagatttaaATTAGTTGCTTGtataaaaaaagcaaagcaaagcaacgTGAGAAACCCGTATGAAAGGATAATGGCGGAGATTATGGAACTGTTCTCACAGTGCACATATGTCATGACAAGATAATAGGTGTAGAAACAGGAGAGGCTCAACTTGACCCCGTACAAGGTACATCAAAGGCCGGTGCACTTACGTGCTCTAACTCTTGACAAATGCAAACGGTCTGCAGGGACGGACGTCATACGGTTTTCTAGAACTTCAACAAGATTTGGTTTGACCGGCATTTGGATCACGCTAAAAgcttgtaataaaaaaatagggAGGATGATTAAGCTACCCGTCAAAGCGTAGCATGAGTGTCAACGCCGCGTGGAAATTCAAGACGTGACGCTGCCTCATTAAATACACAATATCCCCTCTATTATATTTAACtgatttaatatttctttaattgGTTGACAGCTGAGAATCACATCTGTGCTCTAGGGGTCAGAGGGTCGCAGGGTAAAACCGTAGGCTTTAAACGACTAAAAAAAAGGCAATTCTCTGTCCATTACTGACTAACTCGCTCAATAGCATCTCTCAGTGAATAGAATGGATGCTATTGTTTGTCCTCACAGTAAACGCTGCTCCTCCGTGGAGCCTCTCATCAAACAGAGCATGAGAAAGAAGAGCGACGCGCAAGAATTCGGGTCGGAGGTTTCCGGGTGGGCATTTCTTTTATCATGCAGCGAGGCACTTAGACCGAATTACAGCATTTAACTGGCATAGTCTGCGTTACCCGGAGCGAGAGTGTTTAGAGATCACCTTAAGCCATTGCCCTCATAAAGTTTTCCTTGAGCAGTTAGATGGGTTCTTCAGACCTATTAAGGCCTGAATGGAAACCACACTTGGGTATAAAGAGAGGTGTGTGGTTGCCTTTGAGGGGCTGGCAATGAACAGACAGCGGCTCTTCTTGCCGTGTCTAAACAGAACATCTGTGGATAGAAAACTAGACCTCAATTGGAAATAAATCCTCCTTGGACATGATTTTCCTCTGTATCTCACCTCGTTCCAGGTCCGGGAGGAATTTTGGAGCGTCAATGGAGGAACAGTTCCAGCGCATGTCTGCGAAGGTCTTTTGGCAGACCTTTTTAACCTCCCGTGCTGCTTGGATGATGGTTTGCATGAGTTCCAGGTTACTCCTACAGAGCTGAGCCTGCGAGGAGACGAGGCCTGGCAACGTCTTGCAGTGCTGGGTCTTGTTGATGTGCTGTGTGGTCTGCGATAGCGACCTAGATGAGGAAGCGCATACGTTTCAATGACTGGTGAATGGTGTACATGTCTTGTGAGTTGTAGAAATTTAATCAGATTTTATATTACAAGTTAAACAGACATTAAAATGTTTGGTGGTGTGAAAAGTGATCAAAATATTTGTGGCAAGCCTTGAGTTTAAAGGGGCTGGATGAGGCaaaaagtcaaataaacacGGTTAAAGCCAACTCTAAAATATTAGGAGTAACATCAACGGCTTCAATACGTTCGCGCAAGCGGTCTCGCACGCATTTAGGCTGCGGGCTAAAATTGTTCAGTGTCTCGCTCGCAAAGGCATGCAAACAACAACCCATTCCCAGAGATAATCAATCAAGATTAGACCGAAATGGAAGAAGATTATTTCTGCATCGCTTGGAAGCAAGAAAGGCACCAAAAAGCAATTGCCAAtggaaaaaatgttgtttatctGTAAGATGATTCGGTTATTGTTCAAAGCTACGTAGTGTATGTTCCATGGTAAAGCGGCTGTCAGACAACGCCAGAAGGATTTTTGCAAACTTAAGTCATagtaaaaaacacaaatcagaGATATTATCTTCCTTAAACATAAACAGTATTAATTTCAGCAAGAAACCGATTGAATTCAACCACTGTTTTTTTGATTCCTCCTTCTCTTTTTTACTAAAACCCACACGTTCGTGAGAACCAACTAATGCCCGCTCTACCTTTGCCTGTTTCGGATTAGGGGCCGCCACTTTATGTTTCATGATATGCTGTGACTGACAGACCCTTGTCTTAacctccacacacacacgctccgTCTTTGTTATCCAGGGAACACAGGTGTTTATGGCGGCATCTGTTTTGCATTTCTTGCCATGCAATATCAAGTCAGTGGAAACTTCTACCAGCATCTTGTGCATGCAATGGCCTCATCACAACCCAATTTCTCCACCATCATGTTTTCTATCGCAGTGCATCAACAGTATGATTATGCGAATACAAAACATTCTGCAGAAATCAACACAAAGTTACCAGGAAATTAGAGTTTAGCTGGTTTTGATTTAAGAGAATTAAGATTTTTGTCCTAACACTTCCAAATACcaacaatcatttttttatcaCATGATTAATTCAGTCAGATTTAAAAACACCTAGAATGTGTTTGAAACAGTTTCAGTGtatatcaaataaaaagcaaCTCACAGCCATCTGATTCCTGCGCACTGCTGGGACAGGAGCAGGAATGTGAGGAGACAGAGCGGGAGTGAAGGGAAGGTTCGCTTCATGCTGTACAATAAGATCCAGCTCGATCAGAAGACACTGATGCAGGTGCTCGCTGACCCCACTGCTTCTGGACACGCTTATAATTAAAAGCCAAAAGCCATGGCACTTAATCCTTATTTCCGTCCCTCTCCTGCTTGgaaaaattaaagaaatcaGATTCCAATCACATAGGTTCATTTTATGCTCTATGCACCAGATGTACTTTGAAGATTTTTACTCTTTGAAGAGCTTTACTATTACTCCAAAtagtaattttgtatttaaattctgTATTATGCAATTTTATTGAATTACTGTACATTTTAGTTGTTGAGGATTTAatataattgaaattaaaaatgtgcattttgttgGTTTTTGCATCTAGTTGTGACAAGGAGGCACTGGAAAAATAAGCTAAttacaaagctacattttttaaataacaattttcaGTGCTTTAGCACTCTGcagcaatttttttaaatatctgtgtTTTTGGAATGTTATCAAATGTTCTTAGATTATTCCATCTGCTTGAATAGGAGGGCAATAAAAAGATACTAGCTCCCAGCGGACAAGCTGTCGGGCCTCAGGCATGATGCTTTCAAATACAGACAGTGATTGTCCAGATTGCagagctttttttttcccctttcccCTTCTGGCTATAGACCTACACCCAGAAAACTATACATTAAAAGtgcaattacaattacaaacatAGCTATTGTATAAAAAATTATAGTACTTACAGTACTTATTACGCTTAAATGCTTCTGCTATTGAACTTAACACTATAATTTCAACTCTACTAgtttatactatttttatttttttttttttttttttttttttatcagtatcAAAATGTAAAGTGCAGTAACTGACGCCACATTGATTTTTAACTAACAAATTTAATCTAGCAATTCAACCTTTTCTGATTTTCACGTTCAATGCGTTGCTTTTAAGTGTACTACATATAAAGGAATAAATActaaatgtgtgtttatatcctATGCATTATCTATAATCTATATAGCATTGCCACGGCAAGCTATACGGacttaacatattttaatatgctcTTATACAGCCTATGTAATTAAACAAATCTCATAAGATGTAAACAACGGCAAGCTATTTAAAGTGTGCGTACATATAGCCTATGTAAAAGCAATAAGACGGCTGGTTCACTCTTGCTTTCTCCAAGTTTGCACTTTATCTCGTTTTTTCACCTTGAGGGGAAACgaggtaaaattaaaatataattatttcagtCGATACAACCGCTCTAGATGGTCTACGTACTATTTAGGCAGAATTGCAGatgttattttactttaaaaagcatCAGGGATGATATTTAACAGCTTAAACATCTTTAGAGTTAAGAAACTTAGAATAAATAGGAACGCACTTTCATCCTCACCTTTACCACACGGAGACTGACGCCAAAAAAAGCCGCTTGTGGAAAGTAATCcagaagtgttttatttaaatccaGCCAATAGGTCTGAATGTGCGTTAATCCGTTTTTGTGAAGTCCGAGTGAGAAAGCATCATGCAACAGTCCACCGATAAGGAGTCGTGTGTTGATTTAGCGGTGCGGTGCGGTGCTGCTCGGGCGCTGGAATCTGCTGGACTGACGGTGCAGACGGAGCTCGAGTCTATATGAGCCCGCGCCCCACTTTGATCTCGAGCTGATGTCAGGGGCCATTAGCATAACAAAGTGGTTAAGGTTTCCAAGCCAAAGAAAACGCTGAAAATATGATCTGTGACACTCTGACATCTCGCTACTTTTGACACGGAACTTCATCGTTTTTTTTCAAAGCATTTTCATCGAAAAAGGTGCGGTTTGCGTCCCTCATGAATAGCTTAAGTGTGTAAACGATTTAAAAAAAGCTAACAACTTTTATGACGTGATATTGTAggcaatattttaatattgtattttatatagttttttttaatttccttttcCGTTTCCAACTTATTCCAACACAACACATTTCAGTTAAACTTCacgtatttatatttattccttctataaataacttttgaacagttgttCATAACCATGCTGTATTAAAACGATTTACAattccatatatatattatgacaTCATCCTTTCAGGATGTGAACTCAAGGACAAAGGTGATTTATTAGCACTTTATCTTAGATTTTGTCAGAAGGACGTGATTTTAAACAGTCCACCCTGTCGCTATTATTTTGTACAGTAGTGTTTTTTGGAGTGGatatttgttgaaatatcaGCATTACATTCCTTAATATCATGCCATTGACtactaatataattttaaaatggaaaaggCACGCTGTTACTAATTTTCCGACAGGTGAAATAAGTGAGAAATCATGGGAAAATCAATTTCAGGACATAAAATCACAGAATTCgctacaaaaaatgaaaatttcgcAATTCTAGTGTTTGCatggttcattaaaattaagcaggctattttattttattttttaatttccttttcCGTTTCCAACTTATTTCAACACAgcacatttcagaaaaaaaaaaaaaaatctatttattatttctataaataacTTCAGAATAGGTTAGAATAAAAACAGCTGTTAATAACtgctttattaaaatgatttacaatTCATAAATAGCCTACATAATGACATCATCGTCCTTTTAGGATGTGAACTTAAAGACAAAGGTGATTTAATAGCACTTCATCTTAGATTTTGTCAGAAGGACATGGTTTTAAACTCCACCCTGTCGCCATTATTTTGTACAGTAGTGATTTTTGGAGTGGatatttgttgaaatatcaGCATTAAATTCCCTTACTAATAAACTACTCATAATATCGTGCCATATAATactagtatatttttaaaagaactatttttcatttccattacagattttgCAGAGGTGAAATAAGTGAGAAATTATGGGAGCATCAAATTCAGGCTATAAAAATCACAGAATTCGCTATGAAGTTGGAAATACTGCAATTCTAGTATTTGCATGGCCCATAAAATTAAGTaggctattatttatttatttatttatttttatttccttttccAATTccaacttaaatatatttatatttattatttctagaAATAATGTCAGATTAGGTTAGAATAGAAACGGTTGTTCATAACTatgctttattaaaatgatttacaatTCATAAATAGCCTACATAATGACATCATCATCCTTAAGATGTGAACTCAAGGACAAAGGTGATTTATTAGCACTTTATCTCAGATTTTGTCAGAAGGCCATGATTTTAAACAGTCCACCCTGTCGCTATTATTTTGTACAGTAGTGATTTTAAGAGTGGATATTTGCTGAAATAACAGCATTAAATTCCCTTTCTAATAAACTACTCTTAATATCATGCCATCGActactaatatatttttaaaagcactaTTTTAAATGGGAAAAGGCACCCTGTTACTAATTTTCTGAGAGGTGAAATAAGTGAGAAATCATGGGAGCATCAATTTCAggaaataaaaatcacagaatTCGCTACAAGTTGGAAATATTGCAATTCTAGTGTTTGCATGGTCCATAAAATTAAGTAGGCTATCCAGCTGTAAGCCAGAGTTTCCACACTCGTGCCATTTACAGTCCTGCACACGGCCCATATTGGCCACTCCAAAAACAAGGCAATTTTCCAAGCACGCTAATAACGATTTCAACGTGATAAATGCGTCCTGATGCACGCCACTATGTGACAAAGGTTCTTCtacatttcacacaataaaTGATTTAACCTCCAGAAATACTCCCAGTagcccattgaagtccacatcTGAGCAAAGATATTTcctaatttataaaaatgagctATTAAATTCCCTTGTTGTTTTTGGTCCATCAAGAAGTATAAAAGAGCCCATTAAAGGATTCATTATCATTACAGATcgctaataataaatataaatgtgttgAGAAAATAttgttgtagaataaaaaatagGCCGGTACGTGTGTCCATTTATTACAGATCCCACCACACACAATGGCCAAGTTAATATTTTAACCATCTAAGGTAACTGTCATTTTAATAGTGTCTATGGTGTAATAAAAGTCAAGATGTTCTCTGGCCATATGCTTCTCTTATTAACCCGGCTCTCTGGTCCAAAAACGCCTCCTGCAGTGAATTCCCCAACACTCACACAAGTTTCCCCTGTAAAACACACCACACAACCCAATTTTCAAATAACGACGCAATTAAAATACAATCATTAAGACTTTTTCCACTGTTAACAGTATCTACTGTTTTATATAAAGCAGGCAATTCCACTGATTCTGCGGTTAAGTGTGTGAAAGTAGGTGTGTGAGCATTAGTTCGAAACAAAAGAGCAAGAAAacaaggaaaaacaaacatcaaagctaaagtttcaaattaaaaaaaggtctaTACGccccatttgaaaaaaaatgcaatttgcaATAGTACATATTTCTTTCTAACACACGCAAATGTTCGAACGAGGAATCCGATGGATGTTTCACGCTATTAAATTGAATCGAACCGCACAGACCGCGTTTGTTCAAGGCCTTGCGTTTGTACGAGTACACGCCAGACGCTACTTATTATCTTGAACTGTATTTACTTACACGCACTAAATCACACACCATAACCTTGATTGACCCGCCGAATGCCTTTCCTTTCACGTCCTGTTGCATAATACACCATACTGAGGGGTGTCAAGAAGACAAAATGTCACACAGACTTAAATCATTCACTCCAATGAGGCCTGCGAGAGAGGCATGATATTGGAAACTGTAGGCATgactattttagtttaattgatttaaGAAATAATCTAATAAACTAATCATTCTCTCACAGCTGAAGCAAAGAAGAGAAAAGAGGGCGGCGTGTATATTTATAGCTAATCTGATACTCTTTAGAGGTACCACCGACAATTGCCAAAGCATGACATTTCCATTCGCCGCCAAGCTGCACCATTTCAGCTCAATATATAACGTGAAATGCCCGTGGAGCTCTAATCTCAACGCGAAGCGATGGGAAAGCAAATATATGCGCTGTTGCGCTAAACACATCTGCCCAcagcaaattatttaaatatgcggGAATGGGAATTAGCCAAGCTAAGGGGGATGTGCTGGAGATAATAGACTTTGGACATGAATGAAAACCACAGGCTTTTTTTTTGGAGATTCAATGCATTCTGAACATTGTGGTTGGATGGAAGCAtcaataatgttaaaacaagCTTATTTATGATCGGttacacttccagtcaaaactacgattttatgttttgttttgtttttttttaagaagtctcttctgctcaccaagcctgcatttatttgatccaaagtacagcaaaaatagtaaaatactgaaatattttactatttaaaagaactgctttctatttgaatatattttaaaatcatttattcctgtgatttcaaagctgaattttttgcatcattactccagtcacatgatcctttagaaatcattctaatattctgatttgctgctcaaaaaacatgtattattattattatgttgaaaacagctgagtagaatttttttaaggtttctctgataaatagaaaacttttgtaacattataaatatcttttcatcacttttgatcaatttaaagcatccttgctacataaaagtattaatgttacaaaatcccACATCCAAAAATTCTCATTACagaaacattataaaacataaGATGTGcacataaaacaatgtttttagcGTGACAAAGCACACagatattttggtaaaatagacaattttatagAAATATCTACAGGAATATTTTTCTATAACTTATCACTTGTATcactactttttttattattattattagttcacATTATGTTTTATCAGCACTTTGCATATCTGTGGAAATATactttctatattttaaataattacaatatttgtataaaatatatacattaccagtcaaaagtttttgaacagtaagattttttactttactgttttactttaatgttacaaaatctttggatctttctattcatcaaataatactgaacaaaatgtactcaactgttttaaatattgatgataataataataacaaaataatgtttcttgaacagcaaattagaaagatttttgaaggataatgtggcactgaagactagagtaatgatgctaaaaatttagctttgatcaaaggaataaattacattttaaaatatatttttaaaaaagcagttattttattagtagaaatatttcacaatattactgcttgtgctgtattttgggtcagataaatgcaggcttggtgagcggaagaaacttcttttaaaaacaaaaaacaaaaacaaaaacaaaaaaacttttgactggtagtaaaCAAAGTGTGCATTCTTATCTTTCAGACAGATCATTTTCATGCAGTGCGAAGCCATAATAGGATCATGTTCATGGAAAAACTCTTACAGTCAGCCATTTTTATGAGGGATGTGAAAAGCATCTAGTAACAGTGAGATGTGAATGGGCATGAACTCTTAAATATCAGGTCAAACGGGACTGAAGACTGGCCAAAAGAGCCGTGACCTCCCTAGTGTGTCTGTGTTAGAGGTTTTAACACACAGGCTCTCAATTCCTCCCGGTACCAGGATCAACACCCCAGCCACTTTGATCTTCTACCAGCATTGAGAGTCTTACATAGCCTTAGGCCGGGCACGAAAGGCTTCGGTTTATATAACTGAAATTATGCATAGGGTAGTAAACTACATGTGCTTCGAATGAGAAAATGTCCATTTTGCCTTCAAAACGTTAACTGGATTGAGCAATTTTAGACATTTTGTGCTGGCTATCCGTGTGTGAAGTTTAATGCCGTTACTGAGACTAATGATTTAACGTTTGCATAATGAATCATTTGCGGCAGCTGTGCCAACTGCGCCGCGCTATTCGTCTTCTATCTGAGACATCATCAGACACATAGCGCCATTTACCCTGACACATAGTCAGATCGTTCATTCTGAGCTTGTTGAAGGAGTGCAGAGACACGGTGCCCCCCGTCCTCCTGACGTCTCAGGTCTCTGCCCTGCTCACAGCTGTCTCGTGTCTCAGCGACTGTCAGCGGTCCAGAGCTAGAACTGCACGGCTGTATTTGAGCTGCACGTCGCACTCCTGATATGCATCACTAAGAATGCAAAGTAACAAGAACAAATAAACTTCAGTCAAAGGCAAAATAAATCTGTCCTAATGCCtcttagttaaaaaaaaaaaaaaaaagactggatATTGTCATAAGCAACGTTGAAGTGTTCTgctgaacacacacactacagtaattatttattatatatacacattacaattaaatataataatggcTGATAATGTGTGCACACATTAAACATATGTGTAActgtaatgtataaatattaatgtgtgCACATTAATGTAAGCATGTAATTGAGCTTGCACAACTATTACGttcacgtgtgtgtgtatatatatatatatatatatatatatatatatatatatatatatatatatatatatatatatatatatatatatataatattatatgttcatataataattaaatgttaatttatatacatacacaaacaaacgtatgtgtaattataatgcattattataaatattcctacacacacatatatatataatgatatgttgattattaaatattcacatatatatatatttacatgtataaaaatctatacacatatatatgaatatttaataatgctaacaataCAAACATGtataatgatatatttatacacgtattttgttcattatatatatacatatatatacatatacatatctatctatcatctgtctatatATCCATATTTATCTCTCTGTCCATATATATACtctctatatatctgtctatatacccatatctatctatatatacatatatactttctatctgtctatatatccaTATCTATCTATActctctatctatatatctatgtCTATATATCCATATCTATAAATCTATCCATATATATACTCTATTtatatatctgtctatatatccgtatctatctatctatctatctataaaaatgttatacacacataaaaatgtctatattaatgcaaaaatatCCACATGAAGATAATCTACTTGTAGGCCACTCAAACagttatataatacaaattaccCTAACGTTTTGTTCCAGTAAGCAATATATATTGACGTTCAGACAAAGTCAaacttacaataaaaaaaaaacgtgagaCACATCGCTCTGTGTGAATACATGGTGCCAGCAACGAATGGTGGGAATAGTTACCCGTTTGAGGCAAAACATCTACAAAGTCCAAACAGAACACAGCAACAATTTTGATTTGAAACATTGTTCAGCAGCTCTGTGTCTCCGACAAATACAGAATCCATTTGTTTGAGACACAAAAAGGCGGCAGCGTCTGTTTGGTGCTGTCTGCTACACCGTGATGGAGAGTCTGTCGTTGACTGGCTGTTTAAACTAAGAGGAAATGCATCATTTTGGCTGCAGCACTGCGTCCAGCAAGTTTATTTAAGCTAAGGTGGGAGAAGCTTTGTTTTGGCTGTTCTTTTGAAACCTGTTTTAATTAGGCAATctcataaaaacaaatcatgATTTAATAGGCTGAACGAAGAGAGACCTGACAAACAGCTTATGTCGGCATGCCAGTATCCCAAGGTTTTGTTTCTATTGCAAGCATGGTGGTGCTAAAGTTCAAATGGCTTAAACGTCAACAAATTACTGTTTAGGAGAACATTTTAGGAAGTTGACATTCACTAAACATCAGGAATGAAACTTAAACCCCCCCACACACAATTAAGATTCCTATTATATGCAGAAACTAATGCTTTCAGTGTAGAACAAGAAAAAGCGTCTGGGTTTGTGTGTTCTCAGGTGCTTTTTGCTGTAAAAACACTGGGACAGTCACACTCAGCAGGAGAACTTGGAGAGAAAACGTTCAGCGTCCAATTCAGACTGTTTGGACCTGTTCTTCAGAAAGGGGCCATTTGTTTAGGACTGGCCCTCTCTCCCCTCTTTGAAGGCGATGGCCCCTTTCATGTACCAGATGGGAGGtactttcaaaaacacaagtGACTTGTCTCACTGTATGGGAACATGCACCCGTTTGTTTTTTGCTATTGGAGTCTGGTAACATTTGCTACTTCAAAGCAGTGCCTCAGTTATGGTTATATGCAAACTGATTTGGAAAATGACAAAACTTGCTACAAGCAGAGGTAGACCTTTCATGAAAGCAAATTCCATAATCATTAACAAACATGCGAGGAACTCGATGCTCTGT includes:
- the wnt11 gene encoding protein Wnt-11, whose amino-acid sequence is MKRTFPSLPLCLLTFLLLSQQCAGIRWLSLSQTTQHINKTQHCKTLPGLVSSQAQLCRSNLELMQTIIQAAREVKKVCQKTFADMRWNCSSIDAPKFLPDLERGTRESAFVYALSAAAISHTIARACTSGDLRLCTCGPIPGEIPEPGYRWGGCADNLHYGLLMGSKFSDAPMKMKKKSGSNANKLMHLHNSEVGRQALRDALVMKCKCHGVSGSCSIRTCWRGLQDLKDIAIDLKTKYLSATKVVHRPMGTRKQLVPKDIDIRPVRENELVYLQSSPDYCMKNDKLGSFGTQDRQCNKTSSGSDSCDLMCCGRGYNPYSERVVERCHCKYHWCCYVTCKKCERTVEKYVCK